One stretch of Ferrimicrobium sp. DNA includes these proteins:
- a CDS encoding septum formation family protein, with the protein MPPKKIQADLTSITVIPCSEPHTQQVFGLAKVPGGPSASYPQSLDAQANGECLDHFTGFVGVPYERSKLFFTYLLPSVGSWAAGDRTVVCVLESVTGPLHRSAQDSKL; encoded by the coding sequence GTGCCACCTAAGAAAATTCAAGCGGACTTGACCTCTATCACAGTTATCCCCTGCAGCGAGCCCCATACGCAACAGGTTTTTGGTCTCGCAAAGGTTCCAGGTGGACCATCGGCGAGCTATCCACAATCGCTTGATGCGCAGGCCAATGGTGAGTGCCTTGACCACTTTACGGGTTTTGTCGGTGTGCCGTACGAGCGGTCTAAGTTGTTCTTCACCTACCTTTTGCCTTCAGTTGGGAGCTGGGCGGCAGGGGATCGAACGGTGGTTTGTGTGCTTGAATCGGTCACCGGTCCATTGCACCGGTCGGCACAGGACTCCAAACTCTAG
- a CDS encoding Pvc16 family protein encodes MIHHIDAAVESFVRQVVGVPNHVADVVFMAPSAITDSSMARPTFAIYLWQIVPHHSLSRGGFEDHLVGPRPARRPPSPFLKFRYFITVSAGEARDEHALLGEILTSVLAHDKFPQETLPEPLKGLRIGLELADEGEEFPESLLEANKIRLGLSITIAVPAEIGQWIQRGAPIESVALSASSIASPTPARASGTDEQALRRRRDGSAIVMEGRSESSKETPT; translated from the coding sequence ATGATTCATCACATCGATGCGGCCGTTGAGTCGTTTGTAAGACAGGTAGTAGGTGTTCCAAACCATGTCGCTGATGTCGTATTCATGGCACCGAGCGCGATCACTGATTCCTCGATGGCGCGTCCCACTTTTGCGATTTACCTCTGGCAAATTGTTCCACACCACAGCCTGAGTCGCGGAGGGTTCGAAGATCACCTCGTTGGCCCTCGACCCGCGAGGAGACCACCCTCCCCGTTCCTCAAGTTTCGCTATTTCATCACGGTGAGCGCCGGGGAGGCTCGAGATGAACATGCGTTACTCGGGGAGATCTTAACCTCGGTGCTTGCACACGACAAGTTCCCCCAGGAGACCCTTCCAGAACCACTTAAGGGTCTTCGCATTGGCCTTGAACTAGCTGACGAGGGGGAGGAGTTCCCCGAGTCCTTGCTCGAGGCGAATAAGATCCGGTTGGGCCTCTCGATCACCATCGCGGTTCCCGCCGAGATTGGCCAGTGGATACAACGGGGAGCTCCGATCGAGTCTGTCGCTTTATCGGCCTCTTCCATCGCTTCACCGACTCCAGCACGAGCGAGCGGTACCGACGAACAGGCACTGCGGAGAAGACGCGACGGTTCTGCCATCGTCATGGAGGGAAGATCGGAGAGCAGCAAGGAGACTCCCACATGA
- a CDS encoding carboxypeptidase regulatory-like domain-containing protein produces the protein MTTESRLRCQVVESTQALIPGEPASIVLEVTNASSVIDAIHINVEGPPEVHWNVEPELLALFPDDSGRVVIHLDPQPGLNAGDLDINVVVVATSDPSTPETLPFRFTVSPVAGITLNSSPAKLTKHARGVFQLDCTNDGNTPLEIDFGAQESTHALRFTCEPPTVHLQPGERTSVSVEVRTKRKLLGNEIAYPINLIATAPETQTTQQVTFTRRPLIPRGARTLLILGAIVAAWAIIVIVALTHALGASPLSKVVPASFYATSHSNGTTPAGAVPKSGIAIGIGGTLTGSVDAASTGNGVGRVTVQAFNINGSHVSLVASAATTSTGTWSIPGLAPGTYALDISAPGYQTTWYPNATSIATAKLIHVQSLSTIGNLHLVAHGLPGAISGTVNSGEDPSPPITVTVLPETGSNAPSGAKPLETTTVNAQGDYSLANLPTPGTYDLSFSSAGFGVGQAVDTLTGGQHFVANTVVLTASPGTITGTVTAAGQPLGGVTVTATGSGTKVTTATPTSGPIGAYLLANLPTPGTYAITFSAPGYGSTSVAEQLGPGQSLSNINVALTGGAGDVSGTVTSSSGGPLGGVTVTANTESSAVTTTTATTGTEAGSYLLANLPTPGTYAITFSAPGYQSQTVDVTLSTNATASGINATLAPSTGTVEGLVETSSDQGLAGASITLSNGSTTITTVTASTPAGSYELPEVTPGTYAVTATLNGYQSNTVEVQAVAGKTITAPNLVLTSTGQAS, from the coding sequence ATGACGACAGAGTCGCGACTTCGCTGTCAGGTGGTCGAGTCGACCCAGGCTCTGATACCCGGGGAACCCGCATCGATTGTTCTCGAGGTGACGAACGCGAGTTCCGTCATCGACGCCATTCACATCAACGTGGAGGGACCACCGGAGGTCCATTGGAACGTTGAGCCTGAGCTGCTGGCGCTCTTCCCCGACGACAGTGGACGAGTGGTCATTCATCTCGATCCCCAGCCGGGACTCAACGCAGGTGATCTGGATATCAACGTGGTGGTCGTTGCCACCAGCGATCCCAGCACGCCCGAGACGTTACCCTTTCGCTTCACCGTCTCGCCCGTGGCAGGCATCACACTGAACAGTTCACCTGCCAAACTCACCAAACACGCCCGAGGTGTCTTCCAGCTCGATTGCACCAACGATGGCAACACGCCACTTGAGATCGACTTTGGCGCCCAAGAGTCCACTCATGCGCTGCGATTCACCTGCGAACCACCGACAGTGCATCTACAACCAGGCGAGCGAACTTCCGTCTCCGTCGAGGTACGGACAAAACGCAAGCTCCTTGGCAACGAGATCGCCTACCCGATCAATCTCATCGCAACCGCGCCAGAGACTCAGACAACCCAACAAGTGACCTTCACTCGCCGCCCACTCATCCCACGAGGAGCGCGCACACTGCTCATTCTCGGCGCGATCGTCGCAGCCTGGGCAATCATCGTTATTGTTGCCCTCACCCATGCGCTCGGTGCATCACCTTTGTCGAAGGTCGTTCCAGCATCCTTCTACGCAACCTCTCATTCCAACGGAACGACTCCTGCAGGAGCAGTCCCAAAGAGCGGCATCGCTATTGGTATCGGCGGAACACTCACTGGTTCGGTGGATGCCGCAAGCACAGGCAACGGTGTAGGAAGGGTGACCGTCCAGGCGTTCAACATCAACGGTTCCCATGTCTCCCTCGTGGCCTCAGCGGCAACGACCTCCACTGGAACGTGGTCAATCCCCGGCCTCGCGCCGGGGACCTATGCTCTTGATATCTCCGCTCCCGGGTACCAGACCACCTGGTATCCCAACGCCACCTCTATTGCCACTGCGAAGCTGATCCACGTTCAGTCCTTGTCGACTATCGGGAACCTGCACCTGGTGGCGCATGGACTCCCGGGCGCCATCAGTGGTACGGTCAACTCCGGGGAGGATCCTTCGCCTCCTATCACCGTCACCGTCCTACCGGAGACAGGCTCGAACGCCCCAAGTGGAGCCAAACCGCTTGAAACCACCACCGTCAACGCACAGGGTGACTACTCGCTGGCGAATCTACCGACCCCGGGGACCTATGACTTAAGCTTCAGCTCTGCTGGCTTCGGAGTCGGCCAGGCCGTTGACACCCTGACAGGAGGTCAACACTTCGTCGCCAATACCGTCGTCTTAACTGCGAGCCCTGGCACGATCACGGGCACGGTCACCGCCGCGGGTCAGCCCTTGGGTGGAGTCACGGTCACCGCAACCGGATCAGGGACAAAAGTCACCACCGCGACCCCAACGAGTGGACCGATCGGGGCTTATCTACTGGCGAACCTACCCACCCCGGGGACCTACGCCATCACCTTTTCGGCACCCGGATATGGTTCAACGAGTGTCGCTGAACAGCTCGGGCCTGGTCAGAGCCTCTCGAACATCAACGTGGCGCTTACAGGAGGTGCCGGCGATGTCTCCGGGACCGTTACCTCAAGCTCAGGAGGTCCTCTCGGCGGCGTGACGGTCACGGCCAACACTGAATCGAGTGCCGTCACCACCACCACGGCGACCACCGGGACGGAGGCGGGTTCGTATCTACTGGCGAACCTACCCACCCCGGGGACCTACGCCATCACCTTTTCGGCACCCGGATATCAATCACAGACTGTCGACGTTACCCTCAGCACAAATGCCACAGCTTCAGGCATCAATGCCACCTTGGCACCCTCCACGGGCACCGTCGAAGGACTTGTTGAGACCTCAAGCGATCAAGGGTTAGCCGGGGCGAGCATCACCCTCTCGAACGGCTCTACGACAATCACGACCGTAACCGCATCAACCCCGGCCGGGAGTTACGAGCTGCCAGAGGTTACGCCAGGCACCTACGCAGTCACCGCAACCCTCAACGGGTATCAATCCAATACCGTCGAGGTCCAGGCGGTCGCAGGCAAGACTATCACCGCACCCAACCTCGTGCTCACCTCCACAGGACAGGCGAGTTAG
- a CDS encoding carboxypeptidase-like regulatory domain-containing protein: protein MRLSVNPSRQNTEPGQEATFTLEVTNTSSVISGHQIRVLGLDPTWVQIDDPTISLFPDTSTSTTIHINLPVTLPSGTRQFVIEVESLTPPTETDQVRCEIVIPERTQMRLSLDPPTTTAGKEARVGVLVDNRGTGEVSTSLTGSDEPEQIAFSFEPANLSLQPGEKLLVSAILRAKRPWLGSPKLRSFQIATTSLGEGVIAQGSWVQNPRLSRGVLALLGLVVAGTIFAAVIAGSLSQVVDRSNANSTLALQVAQAAQTKAVTGTGSIAGTVDLATSHAPVSGVTVDLYQPSNLTSPAASVATTAQGTYRFSNLAAGSYDLSYTGAGFSELWYPGVSASNHAKPVQLRDGQRLTGVNISIGALPVSVSGKVTGLPATGATLALQLPTSNPLTSVSASATAPASATPNGVVVATTTLGADGTFSFSNVPSPETYQLVLTKQGDAPVVQTVTLSSGVSQSGIDLVLTPGNGVISGLVEGAQGPIGGATITATVGTTTISTVSLTNAPHVGSFTVDGLATPSNVSLNMSANGYAAQTLSITLAPNQHVTGIVVNLAPGIGSISGVVTTPTGTAQGGVIVTATFGSHTLTTVTASTGSIGSYTLGNLTVPGTYTVTFSRSDLLSQTVVVQLNATTPNAITTDATMVANTATLSGVVSESNGSGIGNATVELVSGSATYSVQTATSPTAGAYSIVGIQPGTYTLNFTRVGGLPISSIVTLTAGENLTKNQQLSPAAAITAQVVETTSGQAVAGAQIDLYLSSEYAPGATPLATTTTNTNGNFTLSNLQAPQSYLITVAYPPGSAPTTSYNVTTQEGVTVCATNGSTTTSSCQISIQVNG from the coding sequence ATGCGCCTCTCGGTCAACCCCTCACGTCAGAACACCGAACCCGGCCAAGAGGCCACCTTCACGCTTGAAGTGACCAACACCAGCAGCGTCATCAGCGGCCACCAGATTCGCGTACTCGGCCTTGACCCCACCTGGGTCCAGATCGATGACCCCACGATCTCACTGTTCCCTGATACCAGCACATCAACCACTATCCACATCAATCTCCCCGTAACGCTTCCATCTGGGACTCGTCAGTTTGTCATTGAAGTCGAGTCGCTGACTCCGCCCACTGAGACCGATCAAGTACGCTGTGAGATCGTCATCCCCGAGCGCACCCAGATGCGTCTCTCTCTCGATCCGCCCACCACTACCGCCGGCAAGGAGGCACGCGTCGGCGTCCTCGTGGATAACCGTGGAACTGGAGAGGTGTCCACATCGCTCACCGGCAGCGATGAACCCGAACAGATCGCCTTCAGCTTTGAGCCCGCGAATCTTAGTCTTCAACCAGGTGAAAAACTCCTGGTCTCGGCGATACTCCGAGCTAAGCGCCCATGGCTCGGTAGTCCAAAGCTGCGGAGCTTCCAAATCGCTACGACCTCCTTAGGTGAAGGGGTCATTGCCCAGGGATCTTGGGTCCAGAACCCACGACTTAGCCGTGGCGTCCTCGCTCTCCTTGGACTCGTCGTTGCCGGCACCATCTTTGCAGCCGTCATCGCTGGTTCGCTCTCCCAGGTCGTTGATCGATCCAACGCCAACAGCACGCTGGCCCTTCAGGTCGCGCAAGCTGCCCAGACGAAAGCGGTTACCGGAACTGGTTCGATCGCCGGAACCGTCGATCTGGCGACTTCACACGCCCCCGTCAGCGGTGTCACTGTCGACCTCTATCAACCCTCAAACCTCACCTCTCCGGCAGCCTCAGTTGCGACAACCGCCCAGGGCACCTATCGCTTCTCGAACCTTGCGGCTGGTTCTTACGATCTCTCCTACACCGGCGCGGGTTTCAGCGAACTCTGGTACCCAGGGGTCTCTGCGAGCAACCATGCAAAACCGGTGCAACTACGTGATGGGCAACGACTCACGGGTGTCAATATCTCGATCGGCGCATTGCCCGTCTCAGTCTCTGGTAAAGTAACGGGGCTTCCTGCCACCGGAGCAACCCTTGCCTTGCAGCTTCCCACGAGCAATCCACTGACGTCGGTCTCGGCAAGTGCCACTGCACCCGCATCAGCGACACCTAATGGAGTCGTAGTCGCCACCACCACCCTTGGAGCCGACGGCACCTTCTCCTTCTCGAACGTCCCTTCGCCAGAGACCTACCAACTCGTTCTCACCAAACAGGGCGACGCGCCTGTTGTCCAGACGGTTACCTTGAGTTCGGGAGTGAGTCAGTCAGGGATTGACCTCGTCCTCACGCCAGGCAACGGGGTGATCTCTGGGCTCGTCGAGGGTGCTCAGGGCCCTATTGGAGGGGCTACCATCACCGCCACGGTCGGCACCACGACCATCTCAACGGTATCGCTCACCAACGCACCCCATGTCGGTTCGTTCACCGTCGACGGTCTCGCGACACCGTCGAATGTGAGCCTGAACATGAGCGCAAACGGATACGCCGCCCAAACGTTAAGTATTACCCTTGCGCCAAATCAACACGTCACCGGTATCGTCGTAAACCTAGCCCCAGGGATTGGCTCCATCAGCGGCGTGGTGACAACGCCAACCGGGACTGCCCAGGGAGGTGTCATCGTCACCGCCACATTCGGGTCCCATACACTCACGACCGTAACCGCCAGCACCGGCTCAATCGGCTCCTACACCCTCGGGAATCTGACGGTACCGGGCACCTACACCGTAACGTTTTCGCGTTCCGATCTGCTGAGTCAGACCGTGGTGGTCCAGCTCAACGCAACTACCCCAAACGCGATCACTACGGATGCCACCATGGTGGCAAATACCGCAACACTCTCAGGGGTCGTTAGCGAATCCAATGGCAGCGGCATTGGCAACGCAACGGTGGAACTCGTCTCCGGATCAGCGACGTACTCCGTCCAAACCGCAACTTCACCGACGGCCGGTGCGTACAGCATCGTGGGCATCCAACCCGGCACCTACACCCTAAACTTCACTCGGGTCGGCGGTCTACCCATCTCGTCGATCGTTACCTTGACCGCCGGAGAGAACCTCACCAAAAACCAACAGCTTTCGCCGGCAGCCGCCATCACCGCACAAGTCGTTGAGACCACATCAGGCCAAGCGGTTGCCGGTGCCCAGATCGATCTTTACCTCTCGTCTGAGTACGCCCCTGGAGCAACACCACTGGCCACCACAACCACCAATACCAATGGCAACTTCACCCTGTCGAACCTTCAGGCGCCTCAGTCCTATCTCATTACTGTGGCCTATCCACCAGGAAGTGCCCCGACTACCTCGTACAACGTCACAACGCAGGAGGGGGTGACGGTCTGTGCAACCAACGGCTCCACCACCACCTCAAGTTGTCAGATCTCAATTCAGGTGAACGGATGA